In Massilia violaceinigra, one DNA window encodes the following:
- a CDS encoding ABC transporter substrate-binding protein, which translates to MPFPTLSTRPRDALRWLRTCALLAAALTGADALALEKVVVQLKWQHQFQFAGYYAAQEQGFYREAGLDVTLREAERGDDAVSAVTSGAAEYGVANSNLLVARGRGKPVVVLASVFQHSPAVLLARAGADGQPQLPPTGTVMISPNSVELLVFMKKFGAPLANYAQVRHSYNVGDLASGRVAAMSAFSTDQPYLLERAQTPVTMLTPRSAGIDFYGDLLFTSETELREHPARAAAMRAATLRGWSYALAHQADIVDLIRARYPHRLSREHLLYEARGIVPLMEADMLEPGYSNPERWRAIAAAYASLGLLPAGFTLDGFLYQAPRQHGPPAYLAALALAALLLVAGVALWRLRRMAATLRTERTVLAATRAQLASSENLLRFALDGSGHGTWEWVQHSGELVLSARFKELLGYGPEEFGVDFNAWLLHVHPEDVARLKADLSACLRSPATGSNVLACEFRMRCKDGRWKWMLGRGIVVERDAKSRARCVSGTMADIGDRKQAEEARVRAVLEASPEAMLVLDADGRIRHANHLCASSFGYALETLIGMPAEQLAPGVRTPGAPNQVLTAQRRDASQFPAEVNRTPMQLQGHTLTIVSLRDISERQRAEQTLKALAARLHEILQMMPIGLYIKDTEGRVTLVNSACESQFGLTLAQLSGDEQGTGGMLSAREREAFAGGVMLDDVETVYNARLGREQHVRTIRKPVCNEQGQSEYLIAMMVDMSASIGNEQQLRELNEHLEERVQQRTAQLDQAKKVAEEASMAKGQFLANMSHEIRTPMNGVIGMAYLALKTDLNPRQRDYIEKIRFAGEHLLGIIDDILDFSKIEAGKLEVEMVAFTLDHVIQTLSTVVAPKAATKDLALVFELDPALPPALQGDPLRLGQVLINYTHNAIKFSDSGSITIRIDNIDDRADDCLLRFQVCDNGIGLTPEQTAKLFQSFQQADTSTTREYGGTGLGLAICKQLAQLMGGDVGVESHPGSGSCFWFTARVGKLDPAAVGAHAGSDGAAAGARAPGQDALLRGARILLVEDNIFNQQIALEMLEEAGCVVCLAQNGLEALDLLAKASFDCVLMDVQMPVMDGLQATRLIRLDPRLAGLRVLAMTANATSADRERCMQAGMDDFISKPIQPVVLCDAVARWLPLRVPAAVAAPAAPSQPGFRTVAGDPEVIDLTVLAKLLSYNQDKVRKFAFKFLQTTQAGFDEMEAALAAGDIDRVRELGHRIKSSARTVGAMGMGELCLRLENLAHGSPATERAEARALVAQLWPLLARITEQIMQNTTFANDA; encoded by the coding sequence ATGCCCTTTCCGACCTTGTCCACCCGCCCCCGTGACGCGTTGCGCTGGCTGCGCACCTGCGCCCTGCTGGCGGCGGCGCTGACGGGCGCGGACGCGCTGGCGCTGGAAAAAGTCGTGGTCCAGCTCAAGTGGCAGCACCAGTTCCAGTTCGCCGGCTATTACGCGGCCCAGGAACAGGGTTTTTACCGCGAGGCGGGACTGGACGTGACGTTGCGCGAGGCCGAGCGCGGCGACGACGCGGTGTCGGCGGTGACCTCGGGCGCGGCCGAGTATGGGGTGGCCAATTCGAATCTGCTGGTGGCGCGCGGGCGCGGCAAGCCGGTGGTGGTGCTGGCGTCGGTGTTCCAGCATTCGCCGGCGGTGCTGCTGGCGCGCGCCGGCGCCGACGGGCAGCCGCAGTTGCCGCCCACCGGCACGGTGATGATTTCGCCCAACAGCGTGGAGCTGCTGGTCTTTATGAAGAAGTTCGGGGCGCCGCTGGCCAACTATGCGCAGGTGCGGCACAGTTATAACGTGGGCGACCTGGCCAGCGGCCGGGTGGCGGCCATGTCGGCCTTCAGCACCGACCAGCCTTACCTGCTCGAACGCGCGCAGACCCCCGTTACGATGCTCACGCCGCGCTCGGCCGGCATCGATTTTTACGGCGACCTGTTGTTTACCAGCGAGACCGAACTGCGCGAGCATCCGGCGCGCGCAGCCGCCATGCGCGCGGCCACCCTGCGCGGCTGGAGCTATGCGCTGGCGCACCAGGCCGACATCGTGGACCTGATCCGGGCCCGCTATCCGCATCGACTCAGCCGCGAGCACCTGCTGTACGAGGCGCGCGGCATCGTGCCGCTGATGGAGGCGGACATGCTGGAGCCGGGCTACAGCAATCCGGAACGCTGGCGCGCCATCGCGGCCGCCTACGCCAGTCTTGGCCTGCTGCCGGCCGGGTTTACGCTCGATGGCTTCCTGTACCAGGCGCCGCGCCAGCACGGGCCGCCCGCTTACCTGGCCGCGCTGGCGCTGGCGGCGCTGCTGCTGGTGGCCGGCGTGGCCCTGTGGCGCCTGCGGCGCATGGCGGCCACCCTGCGTACCGAACGCACCGTCCTCGCGGCCACGCGCGCACAGCTGGCCAGCAGCGAGAACCTGCTGCGCTTCGCGCTCGACGGCTCCGGCCATGGCACCTGGGAGTGGGTCCAGCACAGCGGCGAGCTGGTGTTGTCGGCGCGCTTCAAGGAGCTGCTCGGCTATGGCCCGGAAGAGTTCGGGGTCGATTTCAACGCCTGGCTGCTGCATGTGCACCCGGAAGACGTGGCACGCCTGAAGGCCGATCTTTCCGCCTGCCTCAGGTCGCCCGCGACCGGCAGCAACGTGCTGGCATGCGAATTTCGCATGCGCTGCAAGGATGGCCGCTGGAAGTGGATGCTCGGGCGCGGCATCGTGGTCGAACGCGATGCGAAGTCGCGCGCCCGCTGCGTGAGCGGCACCATGGCCGATATCGGCGACCGCAAGCAAGCCGAGGAGGCGCGCGTGCGCGCGGTGCTGGAAGCGTCGCCGGAAGCGATGCTGGTGCTCGACGCCGACGGCCGCATCCGCCATGCCAACCATCTGTGCGCGAGCAGCTTCGGGTATGCGCTCGAGACCCTGATCGGCATGCCGGCCGAGCAGCTTGCACCGGGCGTGCGCACGCCCGGCGCGCCAAACCAGGTGCTCACGGCGCAGCGGCGCGACGCCAGCCAGTTTCCGGCCGAAGTCAATCGCACGCCGATGCAGTTGCAGGGCCATACGCTGACCATCGTGTCGCTGCGCGACATCAGCGAGCGCCAGCGCGCCGAGCAGACGCTCAAGGCGCTGGCGGCGCGCCTGCACGAGATTTTGCAGATGATGCCGATCGGCCTGTACATCAAGGATACCGAGGGCCGCGTGACGCTCGTGAACAGCGCCTGCGAGAGCCAGTTCGGCCTGACCCTGGCGCAGTTGAGCGGGGACGAACAGGGCACGGGCGGCATGCTGAGCGCGCGCGAACGCGAAGCCTTCGCCGGCGGCGTGATGCTCGACGATGTCGAGACGGTGTACAACGCGCGCCTCGGCCGCGAGCAGCATGTGCGCACCATCCGGAAACCGGTCTGCAATGAGCAGGGCCAGAGCGAGTACCTGATCGCGATGATGGTCGATATGAGCGCGAGCATCGGCAACGAGCAGCAGCTGCGCGAATTGAACGAGCACCTGGAAGAGCGCGTGCAGCAGCGCACCGCGCAGCTGGACCAGGCCAAGAAGGTGGCCGAGGAAGCGAGCATGGCCAAGGGCCAGTTCCTGGCCAATATGAGCCACGAAATCCGCACCCCCATGAATGGGGTGATCGGCATGGCCTACCTGGCGCTCAAGACCGACCTCAATCCGCGCCAGCGCGACTACATCGAAAAAATCCGCTTCGCCGGCGAGCACCTGCTGGGCATCATCGACGATATCCTCGACTTTTCCAAGATCGAGGCGGGCAAGCTGGAAGTGGAAATGGTCGCCTTCACGCTCGACCATGTGATCCAGACCCTGTCGACGGTGGTCGCGCCCAAGGCCGCCACCAAGGACCTGGCGCTGGTGTTCGAGCTCGATCCGGCGCTGCCGCCGGCGCTGCAGGGCGATCCGCTGCGCCTGGGCCAGGTGCTGATCAACTATACCCACAATGCGATCAAGTTTTCCGACAGCGGCAGCATCACGATCCGGATCGACAATATCGACGACCGCGCCGACGACTGCCTGCTGCGCTTCCAGGTGTGCGACAACGGCATCGGCCTCACGCCGGAGCAGACGGCCAAGCTGTTCCAGTCGTTCCAGCAGGCCGACACCTCGACCACGCGCGAATACGGCGGCACCGGCCTGGGACTGGCGATCTGCAAGCAGCTGGCGCAGCTGATGGGGGGCGACGTCGGGGTCGAGAGCCATCCGGGCAGCGGCAGCTGCTTCTGGTTTACGGCGCGCGTGGGCAAGCTCGATCCGGCCGCCGTCGGCGCCCACGCCGGTAGCGATGGCGCCGCGGCCGGCGCGCGCGCGCCCGGCCAGGATGCGCTGCTGCGCGGCGCGCGCATCCTGCTGGTGGAGGATAATATCTTCAACCAGCAGATCGCCCTCGAAATGCTGGAGGAAGCCGGCTGCGTGGTATGCCTGGCGCAGAACGGCCTGGAAGCGCTCGATCTGCTGGCCAAGGCCAGTTTCGACTGCGTGCTGATGGATGTGCAGATGCCGGTCATGGACGGCTTGCAGGCCACGCGCCTGATCCGCCTCGACCCGCGCCTGGCCGGCCTGCGCGTGCTGGCCATGACGGCCAACGCCACCAGCGCGGACCGCGAGCGCTGCATGCAGGCCGGCATGGATGACTTCATCAGCAAACCGATCCAGCCGGTGGTGCTGTGCGACGCGGTGGCGCGCTGGCTGCCGCTGCGCGTGCCGGCGGCGGTGGCGGCGCCGGCCGCGCCGTCCCAGCCCGGCTTTCGCACGGTGGCGGGCGACCCGGAGGTGATCGACCTGACGGTGCTGGCCAAGCTGCTCAGCTACAATCAGGACAAGGTGCGCAAGTTCGCCTTCAAGTTCCTGCAGACCACCCAGGCCGGTTTCGACGAGATGGAAGCGGCGCTGGCGGCCGGCGACATCGATCGCGTGCGCGAGCTGGGCCACCGCATCAAGTCGTCGGCGCGCACGGTGGGGGCGATGGGCATGGGCGAGCTGTGCCTGCGCCTGGAAAACCTGGCCCATGGCAGCCCGGCCACCGAACGGGCCGAGGCCAGGGCCCTGGTTGCCCAGCTTTGGCCGCTGCTGGCGCGCATCACCGAACAGATCATGCAGAACACGACATTTGCCAACGACGCCTAA
- the hutC gene encoding histidine utilization repressor yields the protein MEQQIAQDTTPIFQRIKDYLLGEIAAGRWKEGDVVPSEQALVRQFGVSRMTVNRAVRELTAEQVLTRRQGSGTYVAPQKYQATLVEIRSIADEIRARGHRHHSSLHLLDKARASELLALQFALAPGQPLFHSVIVHFENEVPIQVEDRWVNPACAPDYLAQDFAAITPNEHLMKAAPLQSASYSIEALPAPRDIAAMLAIGPRQCCLVLKRKTHALGQIASVVTMWHPGQLYQFTGKVG from the coding sequence TTGGAACAGCAGATTGCGCAAGACACGACGCCGATTTTCCAGCGCATCAAGGATTATCTGCTGGGCGAAATCGCCGCCGGGCGCTGGAAGGAGGGCGATGTGGTGCCGTCCGAGCAGGCCCTGGTGCGCCAGTTCGGGGTCTCGCGCATGACCGTCAACCGCGCCGTGCGCGAGCTGACCGCCGAGCAGGTGCTGACGCGCCGCCAGGGCTCGGGCACCTATGTGGCGCCGCAGAAGTACCAGGCCACGCTGGTGGAAATCCGCAGCATCGCCGATGAAATCCGCGCCCGCGGCCACCGTCACCACAGCAGCTTGCACCTGCTCGATAAGGCGCGCGCCAGCGAGCTGCTGGCGCTGCAGTTCGCGCTGGCGCCCGGCCAGCCGCTGTTTCATTCGGTGATCGTGCATTTCGAGAACGAGGTGCCGATCCAGGTCGAGGACCGCTGGGTCAATCCGGCTTGCGCGCCCGATTACCTGGCCCAGGATTTTGCGGCCATCACACCCAACGAGCACCTGATGAAGGCCGCGCCCCTGCAAAGCGCGAGCTACAGCATCGAGGCCCTGCCCGCCCCGCGCGACATCGCCGCGATGCTGGCGATCGGACCGCGCCAGTGTTGTCTGGTGCTCAAGCGCAAGACACACGCCCTTGGACAAATCGCGTCGGTCGTGACAATGTGGCATCCCGGCCAGCTGTATCAGTTCACCGGCAAGGTCGGCTGA
- the ada gene encoding bifunctional DNA-binding transcriptional regulator/O6-methylguanine-DNA methyltransferase Ada produces the protein MTTAMNMNSAGSSTGYDNDDARWAAVQRRDAGADGVFYYSVRTTGVYCRPSCGARAALRANVAFHPSGAEAVRAGFRPCLRCKPDQPPLGERHAQMVARACRLIDASEAGLDLDSLAEACGMSRFHFHRVFKHHTGITPKAYAAARRAGKVDAGLATAGSVTEAIYAAGYNSSARFYASAPARLGMTPTAWRAGGSGTVIRFAIGACSLGAILVASTDKGICAILIGDDPDLLARDLQDRFPAADLRGADAGFEATVARVVGLVEAPGVGLDLPLDVRGTAFQQRVWQALRDIPAGQTVSYAELAARIGLPAGARAIAGACAANPVAVAIPCHRVVRTDGTLSGYRWGVERKRILLERERESGDGGAA, from the coding sequence ATGACAACAGCAATGAACATGAACAGTGCCGGCAGCAGCACCGGCTACGACAACGACGACGCGCGCTGGGCCGCGGTGCAGCGGCGCGACGCCGGCGCCGATGGCGTCTTTTATTACTCGGTCAGGACCACGGGCGTCTACTGCCGGCCCTCGTGCGGCGCGCGCGCCGCCCTGCGCGCCAACGTCGCTTTCCACCCCAGCGGCGCCGAGGCCGTGCGGGCCGGCTTTCGGCCCTGCCTGCGCTGCAAGCCGGACCAGCCGCCGCTGGGCGAACGCCACGCCCAGATGGTGGCGCGCGCCTGCCGCCTGATCGACGCCAGCGAGGCCGGATTGGACCTCGACAGCCTGGCCGAGGCGTGCGGCATGAGCCGCTTCCATTTTCACCGCGTCTTCAAGCACCACACCGGCATCACGCCCAAGGCCTACGCCGCCGCGCGCCGCGCCGGCAAGGTCGACGCCGGCCTGGCCACGGCCGGCAGCGTCACCGAAGCCATTTACGCGGCCGGCTACAACTCCAGCGCGCGCTTTTACGCCAGCGCCCCCGCGCGGCTCGGCATGACCCCCACCGCCTGGCGCGCCGGCGGCAGCGGCACCGTGATCCGCTTCGCGATCGGCGCCTGCTCGCTCGGCGCGATCCTGGTCGCGTCCACCGACAAGGGCATCTGCGCCATTTTGATCGGCGACGACCCCGACCTGCTGGCGCGCGACCTGCAGGACCGCTTCCCCGCGGCCGACCTGCGCGGCGCCGACGCCGGCTTCGAGGCCACGGTCGCGCGCGTGGTCGGCCTGGTCGAAGCGCCCGGCGTCGGTCTCGACCTGCCGCTCGACGTGCGCGGCACCGCCTTCCAGCAGCGCGTATGGCAGGCGCTGCGCGACATCCCGGCCGGGCAGACCGTCAGCTACGCCGAACTGGCCGCGCGCATTGGCTTGCCGGCCGGAGCGCGCGCGATTGCCGGGGCGTGCGCCGCCAATCCGGTCGCGGTGGCGATTCCCTGTCACCGGGTGGTGCGCACGGACGGCACGCTGTCCGGCTACCGCTGGGGCGTCGAGCGCAAGCGCATCCTGCTCGAGCGCGAGCGCGAGAGCGGCGATGGTGGCGCGGCATGA
- a CDS encoding 2OG-Fe(II) oxygenase has product MSVAIDWDRIGAGLDAHGCAVVEGLLDARDCRAYAGAYDDEARYRSRVVMERHGFGRGEYRYFGYPLPGGLAALRAALYEPLARIANRWHEAMGIETRFPARHGEFLARCHAAGQERPTPLILRYREGDYNCLHQDLYGEHVFPLQVAVLLSQPGEDFTGGEFVLTEQRPRMQSRVEVVGLGQGDAVIFPVNQRPVNGTRGVYRVSMRHGVSRLRSGQRHTLGIIFHDAE; this is encoded by the coding sequence ATGAGCGTGGCGATCGACTGGGACCGGATCGGCGCCGGCCTCGATGCGCACGGGTGCGCCGTGGTGGAAGGCCTGCTCGATGCGCGGGACTGCCGCGCCTATGCCGGCGCCTACGACGACGAAGCGCGCTACCGCAGCCGGGTGGTGATGGAGCGGCATGGTTTCGGGCGCGGCGAGTACCGCTATTTCGGGTACCCGCTGCCCGGGGGGCTGGCGGCGCTGCGCGCGGCGCTGTACGAACCGCTGGCGCGCATTGCCAACCGCTGGCATGAGGCGATGGGGATCGAGACGCGTTTCCCGGCGCGTCACGGCGAGTTCCTGGCGCGCTGCCACGCGGCGGGGCAGGAGCGGCCCACGCCCCTGATCCTGCGCTATCGCGAAGGCGACTACAACTGCCTGCACCAGGACCTGTACGGCGAACACGTGTTCCCCTTGCAGGTTGCGGTACTGCTGTCGCAGCCGGGGGAAGATTTCACCGGCGGCGAATTCGTGCTGACCGAACAGCGCCCACGGATGCAATCGCGGGTCGAGGTGGTGGGGTTGGGGCAGGGCGACGCCGTGATCTTCCCGGTGAACCAGCGGCCGGTGAACGGCACCCGCGGCGTCTACCGCGTCAGCATGCGGCACGGCGTGAGCCGCTTGCGCTCCGGGCAGCGCCACACCCTCGGCATCATCTTCCACGACGCCGAATAG
- a CDS encoding transposase — protein MPTIFPEHLMPRRTRLIIPDIPLHIIQRGNNRTPCFFAEADYLVYLDMLRLSAQQAECRVHAYVLMTNHVHLLVSPQSCSSPATMMKTLGERYVPYVNRRRNRTGTLWQGRYRSCLVQDAQYLFVCQRYIELNPVRAGMVAHPLDYRWSSYQANAYGGASNIIEPHALYAALGTERLECQLRYRALFEEEMAWTMIEQVRHATNRNAVFGSEEFIERMAIVSGNDVMPRRRGRCRD, from the coding sequence ATGCCCACCATTTTTCCGGAGCACCTTATGCCCCGCCGAACCCGTCTGATTATCCCCGACATTCCTCTTCATATCATTCAGCGAGGCAATAACCGCACGCCTTGCTTTTTTGCTGAAGCGGACTATCTCGTGTATCTCGATATGCTTCGACTTTCAGCTCAACAGGCAGAATGTCGCGTACATGCGTATGTGCTGATGACGAACCATGTGCATTTACTGGTATCTCCGCAGTCTTGCTCATCGCCGGCGACCATGATGAAAACGTTGGGAGAGCGCTACGTTCCGTATGTCAACCGGCGCCGCAACCGAACGGGCACGCTATGGCAGGGACGATATCGCTCGTGCCTGGTCCAGGACGCACAATATCTGTTTGTGTGTCAGCGCTATATCGAACTGAACCCGGTGCGCGCCGGCATGGTAGCTCACCCGCTGGACTACCGGTGGTCGAGTTATCAGGCGAATGCATACGGAGGAGCAAGCAACATTATCGAACCGCACGCTCTCTATGCAGCACTCGGCACGGAGCGGCTCGAATGCCAGCTCAGGTATCGCGCATTGTTCGAGGAAGAAATGGCTTGGACAATGATCGAGCAAGTACGCCACGCCACTAATCGGAACGCCGTATTTGGAAGCGAAGAGTTCATTGAGCGGATGGCAATCGTCAGCGGAAACGACGTCATGCCAAGGCGGCGAGGACGGTGTCGAGACTAG
- a CDS encoding amidohydrolase → MRPIPLPCCLAILAAFGAAAPAQADTVLDNANGYTLNSRNELLRFTSLAFDDEGRILAVGSAAQTRAKAPKARHIDLQGKTVLPGLIDAHGHVFGLGEMLTQLDLAGSATLADALKAATDYARANPAHAWLRGRGWNQEIWKLGRFPTAAELDGAVADRPIWLERVDGHAGWANTRAMQLAGITRDTPDPAGGKIVRDADGNATGVLIDAAQDLVAKVLPKQSEAQARVVLDRALQQIAQMGLTSVHDAGVNVGQDALYRSYADQGKLTARVYGMIGDVGADFDQLSARGPLKTYASDLYALRAVKLYSDGALGSRGAALIAPYSDEPKSLGLLFRQNADIHAMMDKAMRGGYQVNVHAIGDAGNRQILDGYQQLIARYKSKGGAALRHRVEHAQVVAPSDIARFKTIGIVPSMQPTHATSDMNMAEQRVGPERIKGAYAWRTFLKQGSRIACGSDFPVESSNPFFGIHAAVTRQDAAGRPAAGWYANEAMTLKEALRCFTLDAAWAGHQEKTTGSLEKGKWADFIVVDQDLFTMPAADIHKVGVLQTWVAGRQVFKKE, encoded by the coding sequence ATGCGTCCGATCCCTTTGCCGTGCTGCCTCGCCATCCTCGCCGCCTTCGGTGCGGCCGCGCCGGCGCAGGCTGACACCGTCCTCGATAACGCCAACGGCTATACCCTCAACAGCCGCAACGAGCTGCTGCGCTTCACGTCCCTGGCGTTCGATGACGAGGGCCGTATCCTGGCCGTCGGCAGCGCCGCCCAGACCCGCGCCAAAGCGCCCAAGGCGCGCCATATCGATCTGCAGGGAAAAACCGTCCTCCCCGGCCTGATCGACGCCCACGGCCACGTGTTCGGCCTGGGCGAGATGCTCACCCAGCTCGACCTGGCCGGCAGCGCCACCCTGGCCGACGCCCTGAAAGCAGCCACCGACTACGCGCGTGCCAATCCCGCGCACGCCTGGCTGCGCGGCCGTGGCTGGAACCAGGAAATCTGGAAACTGGGCCGCTTCCCCACCGCCGCCGAACTCGATGGCGCCGTCGCCGACCGCCCCATCTGGCTCGAACGGGTCGACGGCCACGCCGGCTGGGCCAACACGCGCGCCATGCAACTGGCCGGCATCACCAGGGATACCCCCGACCCGGCCGGCGGCAAGATCGTGCGCGACGCCGACGGCAACGCCACCGGTGTGCTGATCGACGCCGCCCAGGACCTGGTGGCCAAAGTCCTGCCCAAGCAGTCCGAGGCCCAGGCACGCGTCGTCCTCGACCGCGCCCTCCAGCAGATCGCGCAAATGGGCCTGACCAGCGTGCACGATGCGGGCGTCAACGTGGGCCAGGATGCCCTCTACCGCAGCTACGCCGATCAGGGCAAGCTGACGGCGCGCGTGTACGGCATGATCGGCGACGTCGGCGCCGACTTCGACCAGCTCTCGGCCAGGGGCCCGCTCAAGACCTACGCCAGCGATCTGTATGCGCTGCGCGCGGTCAAGCTGTATTCGGACGGTGCCCTGGGCAGCCGCGGCGCGGCGCTCATCGCGCCCTATAGCGACGAACCCAAGTCGCTCGGCCTGCTGTTTCGCCAGAACGCCGATATCCACGCAATGATGGACAAGGCCATGCGGGGCGGCTACCAGGTCAACGTGCACGCCATCGGCGATGCCGGCAACCGCCAGATCCTCGATGGCTACCAGCAGCTGATCGCGCGCTATAAGAGCAAAGGCGGCGCCGCGCTGCGCCACCGCGTCGAGCACGCGCAGGTCGTGGCGCCGTCCGATATCGCGCGCTTCAAGACCATCGGCATCGTGCCGTCGATGCAGCCGACCCACGCCACGTCCGACATGAACATGGCCGAACAGCGCGTCGGCCCGGAGCGCATCAAGGGCGCCTACGCCTGGCGCACTTTTCTCAAGCAAGGCTCGCGCATCGCCTGCGGATCGGACTTTCCGGTGGAGTCGTCCAACCCCTTCTTCGGCATCCACGCGGCCGTCACGCGCCAGGACGCCGCGGGCCGGCCGGCCGCCGGCTGGTACGCCAACGAGGCGATGACGCTCAAGGAAGCGCTGCGCTGCTTCACGCTCGACGCGGCATGGGCCGGCCATCAGGAAAAAACCACCGGCTCGCTGGAGAAGGGAAAATGGGCCGATTTCATCGTCGTCGACCAGGACCTGTTCACCATGCCGGCGGCCGATATCCACAAGGTCGGCGTGCTGCAAACCTGGGTCGCAGGGCGCCAGGTGTTCAAAAAAGAGTAA
- the hutU gene encoding urocanate hydratase, with the protein MTTDPTSFDDDPRFDASRTIRAPRGTELACKSWLTEAAYRMIQNNLDAEVAENPKHLVVYGGIGRAARNWACYDQILASLRELEDDQTLLIQSGKPVGVFQTHPDAPRVLIANSNLVPKWANWEHFNELDRKGLFMYGQMTAGSWIYIGTQGIVQGTYETFAEAGRQHFGGDWGGRWILTAGLGGMGGAQPLAATFAGAVSLNIECQQSSIDFRLRTRYLDKQARDIDDAIALIKQHTAAREAVSIGLLGNAADVLPELVRRAKAGGLVPDMVTDQTSAHDLINGYLPRGWTVEQWKAAQKDPSQHARLTAEAAASCAVHVQAILDFHAMGVKAVDYGNNIRQVAKDQGVLDAFAFPGFVPAYIRPQFCEGRGPFRWVALSGDPEDIYKTDAKIKELFPEQKQVHHWLDMARERIAFQGLPARICWLGLGERHIAGLAFNEMVRTGELKAPIVIGRDHLDTGSVASPNRETEAMRDGTDAVSDWPLLNALLNTAGGATWVSLHHGGGVGMGYSQHSGVVIVADGTEAAAKRLARVLVNDSGSGVMRHADAGYETAVACAKRNGLNLPMVP; encoded by the coding sequence ATGACCACCGATCCGACCAGTTTCGATGACGATCCCCGCTTCGACGCCAGCCGCACGATCCGCGCTCCGCGCGGCACCGAACTGGCTTGCAAAAGCTGGCTGACGGAGGCGGCCTACCGCATGATCCAGAATAATCTGGACGCGGAGGTGGCGGAAAACCCCAAGCACCTGGTGGTCTACGGCGGCATCGGCCGGGCGGCCCGCAACTGGGCCTGCTACGACCAGATCCTCGCATCCCTGCGCGAACTGGAAGACGACCAGACCTTGCTGATCCAGTCGGGCAAACCGGTCGGCGTGTTCCAGACCCACCCGGACGCGCCGCGCGTTCTGATCGCCAACTCGAACCTGGTGCCCAAGTGGGCCAACTGGGAACACTTCAATGAACTCGATCGCAAGGGCCTGTTCATGTACGGCCAGATGACGGCCGGCAGCTGGATCTACATCGGCACCCAGGGCATCGTGCAGGGCACGTACGAAACCTTCGCCGAGGCGGGCCGCCAGCATTTCGGCGGCGACTGGGGCGGACGCTGGATTCTCACCGCGGGCCTGGGCGGCATGGGTGGCGCGCAGCCGCTGGCAGCCACTTTCGCCGGCGCGGTCTCGCTCAATATCGAGTGCCAGCAAAGCAGCATCGACTTCCGCCTGCGCACCCGCTACCTGGACAAGCAGGCCAGGGATATCGACGACGCCATCGCGCTGATCAAGCAGCACACGGCCGCGCGCGAAGCGGTGTCGATTGGCTTGCTGGGCAACGCGGCCGACGTGCTGCCGGAGCTGGTGCGGCGCGCCAAGGCCGGCGGCCTGGTGCCGGACATGGTGACCGACCAGACCTCTGCGCATGACCTGATCAACGGCTACCTGCCGCGCGGCTGGACGGTCGAGCAGTGGAAGGCGGCGCAGAAGGATCCGTCCCAGCATGCGCGCCTGACCGCCGAGGCGGCGGCATCGTGCGCGGTGCATGTGCAGGCCATCCTCGACTTCCACGCCATGGGCGTGAAGGCCGTCGATTACGGCAACAACATCCGCCAGGTGGCCAAGGATCAGGGCGTGCTCGATGCCTTCGCCTTCCCCGGCTTCGTGCCGGCGTATATCCGGCCCCAGTTCTGCGAGGGCCGTGGCCCGTTCCGCTGGGTGGCGCTGTCGGGCGACCCGGAAGATATCTACAAGACCGATGCCAAGATCAAGGAGCTGTTCCCGGAGCAGAAGCAGGTGCACCACTGGCTCGACATGGCGCGCGAGCGCATCGCCTTCCAGGGGCTGCCGGCGCGTATTTGCTGGCTGGGCCTGGGCGAGCGTCATATCGCCGGCCTGGCCTTCAACGAAATGGTGCGCACGGGAGAGCTGAAAGCGCCCATCGTCATCGGCCGTGACCATCTCGATACCGGCTCGGTCGCCAGCCCGAACCGCGAAACGGAAGCCATGCGCGACGGCACCGATGCGGTGTCCGACTGGCCGCTCCTGAACGCGCTTCTCAATACCGCGGGCGGCGCCACCTGGGTGTCGCTGCATCACGGCGGCGGCGTCGGCATGGGCTACTCGCAGCATTCGGGCGTGGTCATCGTGGCCGACGGCACCGAGGCCGCCGCCAAACGGCTGGCACGGGTGCTGGTCAACGACAGTGGCTCTGGCGTCATGCGCCACGCCGACGCCGGCTATGAGACAGCGGTCGCCTGCGCCAAGCGCAATGGCTTGAACCTGCCGATGGTTCCGTAA